CTCAAAGAGGACCGTCTGCATCTGATCGACGTGCTGTTCGTAGAAGTATCTTTTCTTTTTCTCCGAAAGCGCTCTAAGCATTTTAGATCTTTTCTGCCGATCCTTTAGCGAGACCACTCCGTCCATCTCCAGGGCCTGAGTATTGGCACGTTCAGAGTAGGTAAACACATGGAGGTAGGATACATCCAGTTCGTTTAGAAACTGATAGGTTTCCAGAAAGTCTTCCTCTGTTTCGCCCGGAAATCCGGTGATCACATCCACACCGATCCCGCAGTGTGGCATCAGCGACTTGATGGTGTGCACCCGCTCTTTGTAAAGGTCGCTCAGGTAGCGCCGGTTCATTCTTTGGAGTATCTTATCACTGCCAGATTGCAAGGGCACATGGAAGTGAGGCACAAACCTTTTGGACTGGCTCACAAAGGTGATCACCTCTGTGGAAAGCAGGTTAGGCTCTATGGAGGAGATTCTGAATCGCTCTATCCCTTCCACTTCGTCCAATGCCTTGATCAGGTCAATAAATTTTTCCTTGCGCTTGCCATCCTGAATGCCAAAGTCACCAATATTCACACCCGTGAGCACTACTTCTTTCACTTCTGAGGCGGCGATTTCTTTGGCCTGCTCCACGATCTCCGCGATGCTGGCACTTCTGCTTTTGCCCCGGGCCAGTGGGATGGTACAGAATGCACACCCATAGTTGCAGCCATCCTGTACTTTGAGAAAGGTACGCGTGCGGTCTCCGTAGGAGTAGGAGGCATTGTATCGCTTCGCTTCCTGTATTTCGGAGGCGTATACTTGGGGCTCATTGGTCGCAATGAATTCGTCGAGGTATTCAAATAGCCTGAATTTCTCGGCAGCCCCCAGTACGGCATCCACACCTTTGATCTCACTGATCTCTTTAGGTTTCAGCTGTGCGTAGCACCCGATGATGGTCACAAAGCTTTTTGGAGAGATTTTCTTAGCCTCCTTGACGATCTTCTTACACTTTTTGTCGGCATTCTCTGTCACCGAGCAGGTGTTGATGATGAAAATATCCGGTTGGTCTGTGAAATCCACTTTCTTGAATCCCCGGTCCTCAAACATTCGGGAAATGGTGGAGGTCTCGGAAAAATTCAGCTTACATCCCAGTGTATAAAAGGCTACTCGCTTCATAGAGGCGCAAAGGTAATAAAATCCCGCTTTCAGTTCTCTGGAAAGGGGTGAAGGAGAAGGAAAGTTCTCTCATTAGGAATTTTTGAGAGCCTGGTTTTGCTTTTTAAAGCACCTTTGGCTTTACAGCCCTATCAAAATGAAGGGAGCCCAATAGTAGGGATCGCTATAGCTTGCAGACTTGAGCAGGCTGAGTTTGGCTTTTCGCAGGTCATCTGCAAAAATCATATTGCCAGAATGATTGAGGTGCTGTTTGTAAAACTCTATCATAAGCTGTGCGGTAGAGGCATCCGAAACCTGCCACAGCGAAACGATGAGGTTTTTGGCTCCGGCATACATGAGTGAACGACTGAGTCCGATGATTCCCTCGCCTTTTTCCACTTTGCCAAGGCCTGTCTCACAGGCCGAGAGGGTCACCAGATCTGCGCCGATGTTCAGTCCATAGATCTCACCAGAGTACAGGCTGCCATCTTCATTTTCCGTGGGGGAGAGAAAGATTCTTGAAAGCGCCGGCTTGGATTCGTTCACAATGCCATGCGTGGCAAAATGCAGATACTTGTATCCTGACAGTTTTGAAGATTTGAGCATGGCTTCCGAAGCTTCCTCATTTAGCAGAATTTCGGGGACGTCCGCCTCGGAGAGAAACAAGTACCTGATCTCCTTTACTTCCTGTTCGGACCCTGGCAAGCTGGCCATGGTGAGTTCATTTTGCTCAAATGAAACCGGAGCGGTCAGCAGAATTCCCCTGGCAGTTCCCGCTGGTGCGTCCAGTTTTTCCAGAAGGAGAGAGGCAGCATAGTCATAGGATATGGCATATTTTTCCAGCAGGTAGGTATTGTTTCCTCCATCCTTTGACTCGCTCAGGAGAGACTCAAATGGAATGGTGCCCAGTAGCCCATCAGGTATGATGGTAAGGCTTTGAAGGCCATCTGGCAGATCAGGAATGAGCTGCTTGAACAGACTGACACTTGAAGACTGGAAAGTGGATGGAATGTGGTATTTGATAGCATTACGAAGCCCTTTGGTTAGTTGCACCAGGTTGTCTGCTTTCGGCAGGCTGAATACTTCAAAGTCTTTTTTGGAAATGAGGAAGATAAAAATGGATTCCTCACCAATGAAGTAGGATAACACCCCCGCTGTAGGTGTCAGTTTTTCCTGAAGTGCCGCGACAGAGATATCCGCCTGTCGGTATTTCAGGTTGAAGTAGTTGGGGTATTCCTTCTCCAGGCTGGTGATGAATGTGCGGTAGGATTGCCGGGTTTCGAAGAGTGCATTTTGCAGGGAGCCCAGTCTGGACTCATCCATCGTGTTAGCCAGAAGCTGTTCCAGCAGGCTGATTTCTGTTTTCAGGCTGTCTTCCAGCGCAAGGAGGTGGTTGGGAATCCCGGCAAATGCTTTGGCTTTGGTTTCATTGATCGCTTCCAGCAGCACAGCGGATTTGCTGCGCTCACAAAAGGTAAAGGCGATCTCCCGAAAGTACTTTTTCTGAAAGGTCTTATCACTCAAATACAGGGCCGTCCGGATGCCGTCATCATACACATCTGCCGCAATGCTCCCTATCCTGATCTTATCCCCTTCGGTGAGTCGCTTTTGCCTGATCTGGCTGATCAGGTCATCGCATTTCAGGTAGGTGCTCAGGGCGCTTTTGATATCCGAAGGTTTGAGTGTTTTTCCGAAATGAAGAGCTTCCAGGGCCTGTGCTTTGTACTGCAGGGATGAGAGAAGTATGTCGGCATTGAAGTAGTCCTGCAGCTCCGGCAAATCATACAGGGAAGTGTACTCCTGGTTTTGCAGGTTGGCATAGATGGATTTCTGAAAGCTCTCTACCGCTTCTTTGTAATTTTCTTGTTTGAGCTGGACAGAACCAATCAGGTAGAAGGTGTTGGCCACCTCAGGATGCTTGTCGCCATAGAGGCGAATGTACTGCTGCAGTGCTTCCTGCTGAGTCAGTAGTGCTTTATGATAATCACCCTGGGCCTCCAATATGCGACCCCTGTTGGACAATGTAAAGGCCTTGTTGGGGTGGTCGCCGGAGTAATGACTGTCCCAGATATTCATGGTAAGGTCCAGGTAGGTGAGGGCCTCCCCGAAATTGTTTTGGGCACTGTTGGCAAAGGCCAGGTTCCCGTAACAAAGGGCTACGCTGGGATGATTTTTTCCGTATGCTGCCTGATAGATTTTCAGGGCATTATTAAAATTGATGACGGCTTGGAGGAAGTCATCTTCGAGGTAAATCAGTCCCAGATTCAGGTACGAATCAGCCAGAAGAGGATCTTCCCCCTTGAGGCGGGCTTTTCTGATTTTCAGTGCCCTTTCGTGGTAGCTTTTGGCGGTTTCCTTGTTCTTGTTGTTCCAGTAGACCACCCCGAGATCGTTGTAGCATTCTGCGGCGGAAAGGTCAGTAGGATCTGGCAGAGACTGTTCTGCACCGGTCAGTGTTTCCATGGCCAGGTCATTGCGCCCCGCTTTGAGATAGGCCTCGCCCAGCAGTAGTTGTGCCCGTAGCTGAAGTACCTTCTCCTGTGGCAATACGTCTGTGATGTACTCCAGTGTGTTTCGGGCCTGACTCATGCATTGGTTGAGCGCTCCTGTTTCCAGGTGACATTCGGCCATCTTGAGGTTGCACAAGGCGTATTGGTCCAGGGTTTGCTGCTGCTGAAATCCAACACTTGCTGCCTGGTAGCTTTCAAAAGCCCGGATGTATTGCCCCTGTTGGAAATAGTTTTCTCCTGATAGAAAAAGGTCTTGCTGAGCCGCAGTGAGCAGTGTGGTCAGGAGGAAAGTGACGGTTAGGATTCTTTTCATCATTTAAAATCGATAGACGTAGCTGAAGCTGAATACATTGTGTCTGGTGAGCCCATCCGGGTTTACCTCGCGATCCATGAATTTCTGTCCGTAGATCAATTTTACGCTGTTATTGATATTGAACTGGTAACCAACATTGGCCAGCATATTGAAAGCCAAACCGGTGGTTCCGTTCAGTTTTTCGCGCTTATCTTCATTGAAGTTGTAGACCTCATCTTTGGTGATCCGGTAGATAGCCAATGCCCCGATCCCAAAATTGAAGTTGATAAACCTGAAGTTTCTTTCGGCTCTCAGCATCACATCGGTGCCTCTTTTGAGGTCGTTGGCGAGGTTGTATTTTCGGATATAGCTAGGATCCGGGTAGTCTGGCCATTTCCCCCACCTGAAGTCATTTTCGTTTTGATGAATGAGCGGACGCTGGATTCCGGTGGCGAACAGCCACTTTTCATTGATATAGGAAGCTCCGGCCACAGCGTCGTAAGATCCCAGACTGACCTGATAGTACATGGGCAGGTCACCGCTGCCAAATTCTGAATGATTGTTTTCGATATCTGATTTTCCCGAGGGGATTTTCCCGCCAAGGGTAATGCCTACAGTGCTGCCATTGGCCAGGCGGATGGACCTGGAGGCACTGATGGAGAGGTCGCCCAGTCCCTGAGTCTCTCCCAGGCTACCGGTCACCATCTGGTAGGGCACTTTCACCTGTATGGCGTAGTAGTCGTTGATCCCAAAGGTCATGTCTGAGGTAAAGACCGTGATGACAGGGGTGAGGAGGGAGGTACCTCGGTAGTAGTTCAGCTCCAGCGACCTCAGTTTGAAGTTGACCTTTTTGCTATAGGCCTGGTCTGGCTTCATGGCTCCCATGGTACAGAATCCCGCAT
This Marinoscillum sp. 108 DNA region includes the following protein-coding sequences:
- the mtaB gene encoding tRNA (N(6)-L-threonylcarbamoyladenosine(37)-C(2))-methylthiotransferase MtaB, whose protein sequence is MKRVAFYTLGCKLNFSETSTISRMFEDRGFKKVDFTDQPDIFIINTCSVTENADKKCKKIVKEAKKISPKSFVTIIGCYAQLKPKEISEIKGVDAVLGAAEKFRLFEYLDEFIATNEPQVYASEIQEAKRYNASYSYGDRTRTFLKVQDGCNYGCAFCTIPLARGKSRSASIAEIVEQAKEIAASEVKEVVLTGVNIGDFGIQDGKRKEKFIDLIKALDEVEGIERFRISSIEPNLLSTEVITFVSQSKRFVPHFHVPLQSGSDKILQRMNRRYLSDLYKERVHTIKSLMPHCGIGVDVITGFPGETEEDFLETYQFLNELDVSYLHVFTYSERANTQALEMDGVVSLKDRQKRSKMLRALSEKKKRYFYEQHVDQMQTVLFEDDVEDGHMHGFTENYIRIKAKYDPVLINEMKVVKMARVDASGLMEVEEVEEILAH
- a CDS encoding CHAT domain-containing protein yields the protein MMKRILTVTFLLTTLLTAAQQDLFLSGENYFQQGQYIRAFESYQAASVGFQQQQTLDQYALCNLKMAECHLETGALNQCMSQARNTLEYITDVLPQEKVLQLRAQLLLGEAYLKAGRNDLAMETLTGAEQSLPDPTDLSAAECYNDLGVVYWNNKNKETAKSYHERALKIRKARLKGEDPLLADSYLNLGLIYLEDDFLQAVINFNNALKIYQAAYGKNHPSVALCYGNLAFANSAQNNFGEALTYLDLTMNIWDSHYSGDHPNKAFTLSNRGRILEAQGDYHKALLTQQEALQQYIRLYGDKHPEVANTFYLIGSVQLKQENYKEAVESFQKSIYANLQNQEYTSLYDLPELQDYFNADILLSSLQYKAQALEALHFGKTLKPSDIKSALSTYLKCDDLISQIRQKRLTEGDKIRIGSIAADVYDDGIRTALYLSDKTFQKKYFREIAFTFCERSKSAVLLEAINETKAKAFAGIPNHLLALEDSLKTEISLLEQLLANTMDESRLGSLQNALFETRQSYRTFITSLEKEYPNYFNLKYRQADISVAALQEKLTPTAGVLSYFIGEESIFIFLISKKDFEVFSLPKADNLVQLTKGLRNAIKYHIPSTFQSSSVSLFKQLIPDLPDGLQSLTIIPDGLLGTIPFESLLSESKDGGNNTYLLEKYAISYDYAASLLLEKLDAPAGTARGILLTAPVSFEQNELTMASLPGSEQEVKEIRYLFLSEADVPEILLNEEASEAMLKSSKLSGYKYLHFATHGIVNESKPALSRIFLSPTENEDGSLYSGEIYGLNIGADLVTLSACETGLGKVEKGEGIIGLSRSLMYAGAKNLIVSLWQVSDASTAQLMIEFYKQHLNHSGNMIFADDLRKAKLSLLKSASYSDPYYWAPFILIGL